ACTTACTCCAAAGGTTAGCTCTGATACCCTTGATATTATTTTGCTCACTGCGAAGAAGCAAGCTACAGAAATCACCGTGGCGGCTCTCATCTTGGCACCAGTTTTCAAAGAAATTGAAAATCGGGTAGATGCGATATTCGGGATGAGCAAGGAAATGTTGGTGAATCTTGATATAGCGCCAGTAGCCAATCTTTTCCGAGAGATAGGTGGCGTAGAAGATAAACTTCGGTGCGAAGTAAACGTATTTCTTGGTTTTGGATAGGGTCGAAAGATCAAGTTGCAGATCAAAGTCTGGCATTGCCTTATTCAAGAAGCCAGCGTGACGCGCCTCATCACGGCTCATCAGGCTAAAAATTTCTGCCATCAGAGGATTCTTGTCTTTAATTTTGACAGCAATTTCCTTGTACAGCAAAAATCCTGAAAACTCAGAGGTGCAAGAGCCTTCAAGAAACACACGGAAATGCTCTCTCACTTTGGGATCGATATGATTCCAATCTTGGTTAAAGTCAGCAGTGCGGACAAAGTGACGACGGTTATAGTCAAATTTAAACTCTTCGAGAATAGCTTCATAATCTGGCGTTAGATCGAAGATATCCATATTTGCCATCGCTTCAAAGTCAGTAGTGTAGAAGCGTGGGGTCAGGATCGATTCGCGTCGGCCAGTCCCGTTAACCTTTTGTTGGTTTGACTGGCTTACATCGGGTTTAGAAGGGGTAGCTACCA
This genomic stretch from Pseudanabaena galeata CCNP1313 harbors:
- the acsF gene encoding magnesium-protoporphyrin IX monomethyl ester (oxidative) cyclase, which codes for MVATPSKPDVSQSNQQKVNGTGRRESILTPRFYTTDFEAMANMDIFDLTPDYEAILEEFKFDYNRRHFVRTADFNQDWNHIDPKVREHFRVFLEGSCTSEFSGFLLYKEIAVKIKDKNPLMAEIFSLMSRDEARHAGFLNKAMPDFDLQLDLSTLSKTKKYVYFAPKFIFYATYLSEKIGYWRYIKIHQHFLAHPEYRIYPIFNFFENWCQDESRHGDFCSLLLRSEQNNIKGIRANLWSKFFLLSVFATMYLNDICVRNEFYESIGMDTRKYVDEVLRETNRDAAKAFPVIMDLENPKFWACLKKCEENNAKLVKIDESNAPEWMKKIQKLPYLANNGLQFLTMYLQPSIPAPKGVVL